In Blautia wexlerae DSM 19850, a single window of DNA contains:
- a CDS encoding YfhO family protein → MRRFVSRDSKKDFYLLYTLVFGVISFFIYYQFAGNGKSLVWSHDGIPQHLNSLAYYGRYLREVLHTIFVEHKLELPMWDMNIGYGSDILTTLHYYVIGDPLTLLSVFVPENKTEVLYEVLIFLRIYLAGISFSVFCFYHKNPKQATFMGTLIYIFAGWTIYAAMKHPYFSNPMIYLPLVLMGIDKIYKREKPWLFIWATAVSAMSNFYFFYMICIFMFIYAAFRYFGIFSERSVKDVLGWLVKFIGYYAVALMIAAVIFIPVVMTIFGTDRFQAENYVPLLYDKIYYEKYLGDLIGENMIQWGVAGYSAVAMAGVFVLFSRKKKYLDLKLGFGLLNLFLLVPFAGHVLNGFSYVSNRWIWAYGMMIAYIFVKAYPELFTLTVREKKKIFVMTVAYCVLALFAKAARTQRNMAGVLVLVLAVFTVTSFGNIFLQGKYMCGLLSALLVVSIMLNVSYQYSYEKDYLSEFAAEEESLDKLESNTDKAVLAAGDSGVYRYDQYGALPYDNTSMYMGTNSTAYYFSLANSSISDFFSEMYLNTPWEQHYENLDGRTILDRLASVKYFVISGDNFRYLSYGYNKEKGSAGKGKSECRAYENENALPLGYTYDSYIPESEYEKMDVVKKQQALMDGVVLEESTLPEASVDADNENIQYRMETGDGCALSKGAIRVTKEGAQLKLVFHGLTDSENYLIADNLDYDSLSPRELIGNSQWKKMSEYDQNKVLDEDSRWRYWKESKEAAMTVSSNDVTKTIKIFTDKYNAYSGRHDFLCNMGYSRSGVRTMTITFANTGVYTYDKLRVVSQPVQGIEEKTVKLGEEALENVKMGTNEITGDISVSEKKALVLSVPYSKGFTAYVDGKETKLQKANTMFMALELEPGSHEIRLTYCTPYLKAGMLLSVLGLVIYVMLVFRKKK, encoded by the coding sequence ATGAGGAGATTTGTGAGCAGGGATAGTAAGAAGGATTTCTACTTATTATATACGCTTGTATTTGGGGTTATTTCTTTTTTTATCTATTATCAGTTTGCGGGGAATGGGAAGTCTTTGGTGTGGAGTCATGACGGGATTCCACAGCATTTAAATTCTCTGGCGTATTATGGGCGGTATCTGAGGGAGGTTCTGCATACGATTTTTGTAGAGCATAAGCTGGAATTGCCTATGTGGGATATGAATATCGGGTATGGTTCGGATATTCTTACAACTTTGCATTATTATGTGATCGGGGATCCGCTGACTTTGTTGTCTGTGTTTGTGCCGGAGAATAAGACGGAGGTTTTGTATGAGGTTCTGATTTTTCTGAGGATTTATCTGGCGGGGATTTCTTTTAGTGTTTTTTGTTTTTATCATAAGAATCCGAAGCAGGCGACGTTTATGGGAACGTTGATCTATATTTTTGCGGGATGGACGATTTATGCGGCTATGAAGCATCCGTATTTTTCCAATCCTATGATTTATCTGCCGTTGGTTCTGATGGGGATTGATAAGATTTATAAGAGGGAGAAGCCATGGCTGTTTATCTGGGCGACTGCGGTTTCGGCTATGTCGAATTTCTATTTCTTTTATATGATCTGTATTTTTATGTTTATTTATGCGGCTTTCCGATATTTTGGGATTTTCAGTGAGAGAAGTGTGAAGGATGTTCTGGGATGGCTGGTGAAGTTTATCGGCTATTATGCGGTGGCTTTGATGATCGCGGCGGTTATTTTTATTCCGGTGGTCATGACGATTTTTGGTACGGACAGGTTTCAGGCTGAGAATTATGTGCCTCTTTTATATGATAAAATTTATTATGAGAAGTATCTGGGTGATCTGATCGGGGAGAATATGATCCAGTGGGGGGTTGCCGGGTATTCTGCTGTTGCTATGGCGGGTGTGTTTGTGCTTTTTTCCAGGAAGAAGAAGTATCTGGATCTAAAATTGGGATTTGGGCTGTTGAATCTGTTTTTGCTGGTGCCTTTTGCAGGGCATGTGCTCAATGGTTTCTCTTATGTGTCCAACAGGTGGATCTGGGCTTATGGGATGATGATCGCGTACATTTTCGTGAAGGCATATCCTGAGCTGTTTACTCTGACTGTGAGGGAAAAGAAGAAGATTTTTGTCATGACGGTGGCGTATTGTGTGCTGGCTCTGTTTGCGAAAGCTGCCAGAACGCAGAGAAATATGGCAGGTGTGCTGGTTCTGGTATTGGCTGTGTTTACGGTTACTTCTTTTGGAAATATTTTTCTGCAGGGGAAGTATATGTGTGGGCTTCTCAGTGCTTTGCTTGTGGTGAGCATTATGTTGAATGTTTCTTATCAGTATTCTTATGAGAAGGATTATCTGTCAGAGTTTGCAGCCGAAGAGGAGTCGCTGGATAAGCTGGAGTCGAATACGGATAAGGCGGTTCTTGCTGCCGGGGATTCAGGTGTCTATCGTTATGACCAGTATGGGGCATTGCCCTATGATAATACTTCTATGTATATGGGTACGAACAGTACTGCTTATTATTTCAGTCTTGCAAACAGCAGTATCAGTGATTTTTTCAGTGAAATGTATCTGAATACGCCATGGGAGCAGCATTATGAGAACCTGGACGGAAGGACGATTCTGGACAGGCTGGCTTCTGTGAAGTATTTTGTGATAAGTGGTGATAATTTCCGCTATCTTTCCTATGGATATAATAAAGAGAAGGGCTCTGCAGGAAAGGGAAAAAGTGAGTGCAGGGCTTATGAGAATGAGAATGCACTGCCTCTGGGTTATACTTATGACAGTTATATTCCTGAATCGGAATATGAGAAAATGGATGTGGTAAAAAAGCAGCAGGCTTTGATGGACGGTGTGGTGCTTGAGGAGAGTACACTGCCTGAGGCATCTGTTGATGCTGATAATGAGAATATCCAGTATCGTATGGAGACAGGGGATGGTTGTGCTCTGTCTAAGGGAGCAATCAGGGTGACGAAGGAAGGGGCGCAGCTGAAGCTTGTGTTCCATGGTCTTACGGACAGTGAGAATTACCTGATCGCAGATAATCTGGATTATGACAGTCTTTCACCAAGAGAACTGATTGGTAACAGTCAGTGGAAGAAGATGTCTGAGTATGACCAAAATAAGGTTCTTGATGAGGACAGCCGGTGGCGATACTGGAAGGAATCAAAGGAAGCGGCTATGACAGTCAGCTCCAATGATGTGACCAAGACCATAAAGATTTTTACGGATAAGTATAATGCCTACAGTGGACGGCATGATTTTCTCTGCAATATGGGATATTCCAGATCAGGGGTTCGTACTATGACGATCACCTTTGCCAATACGGGTGTTTATACCTATGATAAATTAAGGGTTGTGAGTCAGCCGGTGCAGGGGATTGAGGAAAAAACTGTGAAGCTGGGTGAAGAAGCTCTCGAGAATGTAAAAATGGGAACGAATGAGATTACAGGGGATATCAGTGTTTCCGAAAAGAAAGCTCTTGTGTTGTCTGTTCCGTACAGTAAGGGATTTACGGCTTATGTGGACGGGAAAGAAACGAAGCTTCAGAAGGCGAATACCATGTTTATGGCTCTGGAACTGGAACCTGGTTCACATGAGATACGCCTTACATATTGCACACCTTATCTGAAAGCGGGAATGCTTCTTTCTGTTCTGGGGCTGGTTATATATGTAATGTTGGTGTTCAGGAAGAAAAAGTAA
- the cobT gene encoding nicotinate-nucleotide--dimethylbenzimidazole phosphoribosyltransferase, giving the protein MTLEEAIAKIKPLDHNAMEIAQKRWDSIAKPLHSLGKLETLLIQIAGITGNAEVDLSRRGLIAMCADNGVVEEGVTQTGQEVTAIVAENFLKYDTSVGVMCKQNHAEIFPVDMGMVTDTKVRTDHKIAYGTQNMTKGPAMTREQAVKGLEAGIDMVRELNDKGYRILATGEMGIGNTTTSSAVASVLLKQPVEEMTGRGAGLTSEGLVRKINAIKKAITLNKPDPEDAIDVLAKVGGLDIAGMAGVFLGGAVYGIPVVMDGFISCVSALIAMRICPAARDYILASHVSKEPAAHLILENMGKEAIIHADMCLGEGTGAVALFPILDLAAAVYHSMSTFDDIHVEQYEELK; this is encoded by the coding sequence ATGACTCTGGAAGAAGCTATTGCAAAGATTAAGCCATTAGATCACAATGCCATGGAAATTGCACAGAAAAGATGGGACAGTATTGCGAAACCACTGCATTCTCTTGGAAAACTGGAGACTCTTTTGATCCAGATCGCGGGAATTACAGGAAACGCAGAGGTGGATCTTTCCAGGAGAGGTCTGATCGCCATGTGCGCGGATAATGGCGTGGTAGAAGAGGGTGTGACACAGACCGGACAGGAAGTTACTGCCATCGTTGCCGAGAATTTTCTGAAATATGACACATCTGTCGGTGTGATGTGTAAGCAGAACCATGCGGAGATTTTTCCGGTGGATATGGGGATGGTGACGGACACAAAAGTCCGCACAGACCATAAAATTGCCTATGGTACACAGAATATGACCAAGGGTCCTGCCATGACAAGAGAACAGGCTGTAAAGGGGCTTGAAGCAGGCATTGACATGGTAAGGGAACTGAATGATAAGGGCTACCGGATTCTGGCAACAGGGGAAATGGGAATCGGAAATACAACCACCAGCAGTGCAGTTGCTTCTGTGTTATTGAAACAGCCGGTGGAAGAGATGACAGGGCGCGGCGCAGGTCTGACCAGCGAGGGACTTGTGCGCAAGATCAATGCGATCAAAAAAGCCATTACATTAAATAAACCGGATCCTGAGGATGCCATTGATGTTCTGGCAAAGGTAGGCGGTCTTGATATCGCTGGAATGGCAGGTGTCTTTCTGGGAGGTGCGGTTTATGGTATTCCTGTAGTCATGGACGGATTTATTTCCTGTGTTTCTGCGCTGATTGCCATGCGTATCTGCCCGGCTGCGAGGGATTATATTCTTGCATCCCATGTATCAAAAGAGCCTGCTGCCCATCTGATCCTTGAGAATATGGGGAAAGAGGCAATCATTCATGCGGATATGTGTCTGGGCGAGGGAACCGGAGCAGTAGCTTTATTCCCGATCCTTGATCTGGCAGCAGCGGTTTATCATTCTATGAGTACTTTTGACGATATCCACGTGGAACAGTATGAGGAGTTGAAATAA
- a CDS encoding bifunctional adenosylcobinamide kinase/adenosylcobinamide-phosphate guanylyltransferase encodes MEMIIGGAYQGKTEYARKQYPQLRWSDGGSVTEEELMNAQGVIGFQQYIRSELENGKDVSDLAEKIICKNPDIVLVSQEVGYGVVPVDAFDRKYREAVGRVCTKLAAYSHKVTRVICGIGTVIKDD; translated from the coding sequence ATGGAAATGATAATCGGCGGTGCATATCAGGGAAAGACTGAATATGCCAGGAAACAGTATCCACAGTTAAGGTGGAGTGACGGCGGTTCTGTCACAGAGGAGGAACTGATGAATGCTCAGGGTGTGATTGGTTTTCAGCAGTATATCCGCAGTGAACTGGAGAATGGAAAGGATGTGTCAGATCTTGCGGAAAAAATCATCTGTAAGAATCCGGATATTGTCCTTGTCTCTCAGGAAGTAGGGTACGGGGTTGTACCTGTGGATGCTTTTGACAGAAAATACAGAGAGGCTGTAGGGCGTGTATGTACGAAGCTGGCAGCATACAGCCATAAGGTGACGCGCGTGATCTGCGGGATTGGAACGGTGATCAAAGATGATTAA
- the ssnA gene encoding putative aminohydrolase SsnA: MLVIGNGRMITQDASNPFLENGAVAMDGNTIVMVGVTEEVKKVYPDAEFVDAKGGVIMPAFINAHEHIYSSFARGLSINGYNPQGFLDILDGLWWTVDRHLTLEQTKLSAYATYIDSIKNGVTTVFDHHASFGHITGSLNAIEEAAKDLGVRTCLCYEISDRDGMEKSRESVMENVNFIKHALADDSDMIAGMMGMHASFTISDETMALCNELKPEGVGYHIHVAEGIYDLHQCLKEHGKRIVDRLHDWNILGPKTLLGHCIYVNEHEMDLIKDTDTMVVHNPESNMGNACGCPPTMRMVQKGILTGLGTDGYTHDMMESWKVANVLHKHSLCDPNAAWGEVPQMLFEGNAKIANRYFKKQLGVLKEGAAADVIVIDYDPLTPMNESNINGHLMFGVNGSMVQTTVCNGKVLMKDREVLVCDEAKVMADCRQAAKELADDING; encoded by the coding sequence ATGCTGGTAATTGGTAATGGAAGAATGATCACACAGGACGCATCCAACCCATTCCTGGAGAATGGTGCTGTAGCAATGGATGGTAACACCATAGTAATGGTGGGGGTAACTGAAGAGGTAAAGAAAGTTTATCCGGATGCTGAATTTGTTGATGCGAAGGGTGGGGTTATCATGCCGGCATTTATTAATGCCCATGAGCATATCTACAGCTCCTTTGCAAGAGGCTTAAGCATTAACGGATATAATCCTCAGGGATTTCTGGATATTCTGGATGGCTTATGGTGGACAGTTGACCGTCATCTGACACTGGAGCAGACAAAGCTTTCTGCATATGCTACATACATTGATTCTATCAAGAATGGTGTAACCACAGTGTTTGACCACCATGCAAGCTTTGGCCATATTACAGGTTCCCTCAATGCGATCGAGGAAGCTGCGAAGGATTTAGGTGTGCGTACCTGCCTCTGCTATGAGATTTCTGACCGTGACGGAATGGAGAAATCCAGAGAATCTGTAATGGAGAACGTGAATTTTATCAAGCATGCACTTGCAGACGACAGTGATATGATCGCCGGAATGATGGGTATGCATGCATCCTTTACAATCTCTGATGAGACAATGGCTCTCTGCAATGAACTGAAGCCGGAAGGTGTTGGATATCACATCCATGTAGCAGAAGGCATTTACGATCTCCATCAGTGTCTGAAAGAGCATGGCAAACGTATTGTTGACCGTCTTCATGACTGGAACATCCTTGGACCGAAGACTTTGCTCGGTCATTGTATCTATGTGAATGAACATGAGATGGATCTGATCAAAGATACAGATACCATGGTTGTACATAACCCGGAATCTAACATGGGTAATGCCTGTGGATGTCCTCCGACCATGAGAATGGTACAGAAGGGAATCCTCACAGGTCTTGGTACAGACGGATATACTCATGATATGATGGAATCCTGGAAGGTTGCAAATGTTTTACACAAACACAGCCTCTGCGACCCGAACGCAGCCTGGGGAGAAGTTCCACAGATGCTTTTTGAAGGAAATGCAAAGATTGCAAACAGATACTTTAAGAAACAGCTCGGTGTCCTGAAAGAGGGTGCGGCAGCAGACGTGATCGTGATCGATTATGATCCGCTGACACCAATGAATGAAAGCAACATTAACGGACATCTGATGTTCGGTGTAAACGGAAGCATGGTCCAGACTACTGTATGTAACGGTAAAGTCCTGATGAAAGACCGCGAAGTCCTTGTATGCGACGAGGCAAAAGTTATGGCAGACTGCCGTCAGGCTGCAAAAGAACTTGCAGATGATATTAATGGTTAA
- a CDS encoding glycosyltransferase family 2 protein, giving the protein MSKLSVVLPAYNEELMVGKTCRVLAEVLTEAKIPYELVVVNDGSGDRTWEEIQKAGERDANVTGVLFSRNFGKEAAIFAGLAQACGDVVAVMDCDLQHPPQTLLEMYRLWQEGYEVIEGVKADRGKEGFLHKECAGFFYDIMSKATKVNMKDASDFKMMDRKAVDSILSMPERNMFFRATSSWVGYKTTSVEFEVQEREAGVSKWSPWSLVKYAFTNIVAFTTFPLQFVTITGAICFVCSLVLMVYSLVQYFTGSAVEGYTTLLMVLLLVGSAMMISLGIIGYYISKIYEEVKRRPRYIISKVIKNGNIQD; this is encoded by the coding sequence ATGAGTAAATTATCAGTGGTACTTCCGGCATATAATGAGGAGCTGATGGTTGGGAAAACCTGTCGGGTGCTGGCGGAAGTTCTTACAGAAGCGAAGATTCCCTATGAGCTGGTGGTTGTAAACGATGGTTCCGGCGACCGGACATGGGAAGAAATTCAGAAGGCAGGAGAGAGGGATGCGAATGTGACAGGCGTTCTTTTTTCCAGAAATTTCGGAAAGGAAGCAGCGATTTTCGCAGGACTGGCGCAGGCCTGTGGAGATGTGGTGGCTGTCATGGACTGTGACCTGCAGCATCCGCCGCAGACACTTCTTGAGATGTACAGGCTGTGGCAGGAAGGCTATGAAGTGATCGAGGGTGTGAAGGCAGACAGAGGAAAAGAGGGCTTTTTACATAAAGAATGTGCCGGATTTTTCTATGATATCATGTCTAAGGCAACTAAGGTAAATATGAAGGATGCCTCGGATTTTAAGATGATGGACAGGAAGGCTGTGGACAGTATTCTGTCTATGCCTGAGAGGAATATGTTCTTTCGGGCTACTTCTTCCTGGGTGGGATATAAGACTACCAGTGTGGAATTTGAGGTGCAGGAGAGAGAGGCCGGCGTTTCCAAGTGGTCTCCGTGGTCTTTGGTGAAATATGCGTTCACAAATATAGTGGCATTTACTACTTTTCCGCTGCAGTTTGTTACGATCACAGGAGCGATATGTTTTGTCTGTTCGCTGGTCCTTATGGTCTATTCGCTTGTGCAGTATTTTACAGGTTCTGCAGTGGAAGGTTATACCACCCTGCTGATGGTGCTGCTTCTGGTGGGAAGTGCCATGATGATCAGTCTTGGGATCATTGGATATTATATTTCCAAGATTTATGAAGAAGTAAAGCGCAGACCGAGATATATTATTTCAAAAGTAATTAAGAATGGAAATATACAGGACTGA
- a CDS encoding adenosylcobinamide-GDP ribazoletransferase has protein sequence MKSLWNNFKVAFAMFSKIPMPRADWTKENMKYMFCFFPFIGTVIGGLTMLVAYLGLRFGYQPGFVTAVLVLVPVFVTGGIHVDGLLDTSDALSSWQERSRRLEILKDSHAGAFAVITAAVYFIAWYGAYSQLFNSAENMRAIGILSLGFMVSRCLSGIGVITFPKAKADGTVAEFSRNSSDVLSRNVLIVYLVLLAAGMILIRPVWGSLAFVGALLIFWYYHHIAMKYFGGTTGDISGFFLCICEVGMALILAVVSNF, from the coding sequence ATGAAATCTTTATGGAATAATTTTAAGGTGGCATTTGCCATGTTTTCTAAGATTCCCATGCCACGCGCTGACTGGACAAAGGAAAACATGAAGTATATGTTCTGTTTTTTTCCGTTTATCGGAACTGTGATCGGCGGGCTGACTATGCTGGTGGCGTATCTGGGACTTCGGTTTGGGTATCAGCCTGGATTCGTGACAGCAGTGTTGGTGCTGGTACCTGTATTTGTGACAGGCGGGATCCATGTGGATGGTCTTTTGGATACTTCGGATGCCCTGAGTTCCTGGCAGGAGAGAAGCAGAAGGCTGGAGATTCTTAAGGATTCCCATGCAGGTGCTTTTGCCGTTATTACTGCGGCGGTATATTTCATTGCCTGGTACGGCGCGTACAGTCAGTTGTTTAACAGTGCAGAGAATATGAGGGCGATCGGAATTCTGAGCCTTGGATTTATGGTTTCCAGATGTCTGTCAGGAATCGGAGTTATTACCTTTCCGAAAGCAAAGGCAGACGGTACAGTTGCTGAGTTTTCCAGAAATTCTTCAGATGTGCTCTCGAGAAATGTGCTGATCGTCTATCTGGTGCTTCTGGCTGCGGGAATGATCTTGATCCGGCCTGTATGGGGAAGTCTGGCTTTTGTGGGAGCTTTGTTGATTTTCTGGTATTATCATCATATTGCGATGAAGTACTTTGGCGGGACAACCGGGGATATTTCGGGATTCTTTCTTTGTATCTGTGAAGTTGGGATGGCATTGATCCTGGCGGTGGTTTCTAATTTTTGA
- a CDS encoding histidine phosphatase family protein, with amino-acid sequence MIKLWLIRHGKTEGNKLSRYIGTTDEPLCQEGTEFLHKMDYPKVQAVYVSPLKRCVQTAEILFPGEPVHIIEELAECDFGEFENKNYKELEGNPHYQEWIDSNGTLPFPGGESREGFKSRNLRGFDRVVSGCIRSHVAEAALVIHGGTIMNIMEEYADIQKPFYEWHVRNGGGYEVELDENLWKNGRKQLRVNSAIMEG; translated from the coding sequence ATGATTAAATTATGGCTGATCAGACATGGAAAAACAGAAGGGAATAAACTTTCCAGATATATCGGCACAACGGATGAGCCGTTATGTCAGGAGGGAACAGAGTTTCTGCATAAGATGGATTATCCAAAGGTTCAGGCGGTTTATGTAAGTCCTCTGAAACGCTGCGTGCAGACAGCAGAGATCCTTTTTCCGGGAGAGCCGGTACATATTATTGAAGAACTGGCAGAATGCGATTTCGGAGAATTTGAAAATAAGAACTATAAAGAGCTGGAAGGTAATCCGCACTATCAGGAATGGATTGACAGCAACGGTACTCTGCCTTTTCCGGGAGGAGAAAGCAGGGAAGGGTTTAAAAGCAGAAACCTGAGAGGATTTGACAGGGTTGTGTCCGGATGTATCCGCAGCCATGTGGCAGAGGCGGCACTTGTCATCCATGGCGGTACGATCATGAATATCATGGAAGAGTATGCAGATATACAGAAACCATTTTATGAGTGGCATGTGAGAAATGGCGGCGGCTATGAGGTGGAGCTGGATGAGAATCTCTGGAAGAATGGACGAAAACAGCTCAGGGTTAATTCTGCGATTATGGAAGGATAA
- a CDS encoding bifunctional adenosylcobinamide kinase/adenosylcobinamide-phosphate guanylyltransferase gives MLTLVTGGSGSGKSAFAEDRVLSFGDAQRIYIATMHPFDEESHKRIERHQKMRAGKGFETVECYTGLKNVKLPAGCVVLLECMSNLVANEMFEEQGAHDRTVSEVTKGIENLLEQAAHVVIVTNEIFSDAVVFDGDMDSYLEYLGKINQAAAQRADEVVEVIYGIPVFHKSTDTCSNLCK, from the coding sequence ATGCTGACGCTTGTGACAGGGGGAAGCGGGAGCGGAAAATCCGCTTTTGCGGAAGACAGGGTGCTTTCTTTCGGAGATGCACAGAGGATTTATATAGCGACCATGCACCCTTTTGATGAAGAGAGCCATAAAAGGATCGAGAGACACCAAAAGATGCGTGCAGGAAAAGGTTTCGAGACAGTTGAGTGCTATACAGGGCTTAAAAATGTGAAACTGCCTGCCGGATGTGTGGTGCTTCTGGAATGTATGTCGAATCTGGTGGCAAATGAAATGTTTGAAGAGCAGGGAGCCCATGACCGGACAGTTTCGGAAGTTACAAAAGGGATTGAGAATCTGCTGGAACAGGCTGCTCATGTGGTAATCGTTACAAATGAGATTTTTTCAGATGCGGTTGTGTTTGATGGAGATATGGATTCTTATCTGGAATATCTGGGAAAAATCAATCAGGCTGCTGCGCAGAGAGCTGATGAAGTGGTGGAAGTTATATATGGGATACCAGTCTTTCACAAATCCACAGATACCTGCAGCAATCTTTGCAAATAA
- a CDS encoding GtrA family protein — protein MKQWIRKMYESSVIRYIFFGGCTTMVNLVSFFILRKLKVELNIANIISIILAILFAYVVNSKYVFQDKCETLKDHVQPFCKFVSARLVTMVIEVGGVWLLVSVMGLNDMIGKFLTQFIVLILNYVFSKFFVFTTGKSK, from the coding sequence ATGAAGCAATGGATCAGAAAAATGTATGAAAGTTCCGTTATCCGCTATATTTTCTTTGGCGGATGTACCACTATGGTAAATCTGGTCAGCTTTTTCATTCTCAGAAAGCTGAAGGTGGAGCTGAATATCGCCAATATTATTTCGATCATCCTGGCGATCCTGTTTGCCTATGTGGTAAATTCGAAGTATGTTTTTCAGGATAAATGCGAGACATTGAAGGATCATGTTCAGCCATTCTGCAAATTTGTCAGTGCCAGACTGGTCACTATGGTGATAGAGGTTGGCGGTGTATGGCTGCTTGTGTCAGTGATGGGGCTTAATGATATGATCGGGAAATTCCTGACACAGTTTATTGTGTTGATACTGAATTATGTATTCAGTAAATTTTTTGTGTTTACAACAGGGAAATCAAAATAA